One genomic region from Pseudomonas sp. R5-89-07 encodes:
- the nadA gene encoding quinolinate synthase NadA, with protein sequence MTHISERLLVQAHLDAKQPKALSADEEASLRAAIAAELKAQDAVLVAHFYCDPVIQALAEETGGCVSDSLEMARFGAAHPAKTVLVAGVRFMGETAKILTPEKRILMPTLEATCSLDLGCPVDEFSAFCDQHPERTVVVYANTSAAVKARADWVVTSSCALEIVESLMDNGETIIWGPDKHLGTYIQRQTGADMLLWDGACIVHEEFKSKQLEDMKALYPDAAILVHPESPTSVIELADAVGSTSQLIAAAQRLPNKTFIVATDRGIFYKMQQLCPDKVFIEAPTAGNGAACRSCAHCPWMAMNTLERTLQCLREGSNEIFVEPSVIPHAVRPLKRMLDFTQAARLKLAGNA encoded by the coding sequence ATGACGCATATCTCCGAACGCCTACTGGTTCAAGCCCACCTCGACGCCAAGCAGCCCAAGGCCCTGAGTGCCGATGAGGAAGCGAGCTTGCGCGCCGCCATCGCCGCCGAGCTCAAAGCGCAGGACGCGGTGTTGGTTGCCCACTTTTATTGCGACCCGGTGATTCAGGCCCTGGCCGAAGAAACCGGCGGCTGTGTTTCCGATTCCCTGGAAATGGCGCGCTTCGGCGCTGCCCACCCAGCCAAGACCGTGCTGGTGGCGGGGGTGCGGTTCATGGGCGAAACCGCGAAAATTCTGACCCCTGAAAAACGTATCCTGATGCCGACCCTGGAAGCCACCTGCTCCCTGGACCTGGGCTGCCCGGTGGATGAATTTTCCGCGTTCTGCGATCAACACCCCGAGCGCACGGTGGTGGTCTACGCCAACACCTCGGCGGCGGTCAAAGCCCGTGCCGATTGGGTGGTGACGTCCAGTTGCGCACTGGAGATCGTCGAAAGCCTGATGGATAACGGCGAGACGATTATCTGGGGCCCCGACAAGCACCTGGGCACCTACATCCAGCGCCAGACCGGTGCCGACATGCTGCTGTGGGACGGTGCCTGCATCGTCCACGAAGAGTTCAAATCCAAGCAGTTGGAAGACATGAAGGCGCTGTACCCGGACGCGGCGATCCTGGTGCACCCGGAATCGCCGACTTCGGTGATCGAACTGGCAGACGCCGTAGGCTCCACCAGCCAGCTGATTGCCGCGGCGCAGCGCTTGCCGAACAAGACCTTCATCGTCGCCACCGACCGTGGCATCTTCTACAAGATGCAGCAGCTGTGCCCGGATAAGGTGTTTATCGAAGCGCCGACTGCAGGCAACGGCGCCGCGTGCCGTAGTTGCGCGCATTGCCCGTGGATGGCGATGAATACCCTGGAGCGCACGTTGCAATGCTTGCGCGAAGGTAGCAACGAGATCTTCGTCGAGCCGTCTGTGATACCCCATGCGGTACGCCCGCTCAAGCGCATGTTGGACTTCACCCAGGCGGCGCGCCTCAAGCTCGCCGGCAACGCCTGA
- a CDS encoding SRPBCC family protein produces the protein MQHPGPDTLVRNPVGNPVVASVTVNGDARSVWNIVGNFSGFAKFIPALSHIEMTGEGVRSVRKKLFKDGNVVIEQLNSHDNAGMTMTWSLIYTSLNIGNLWAVMQVEPQGANQSLATWTIIGEPSTDGPEDVPAFEAFLQGFADDAMSNVQKLFA, from the coding sequence ATGCAACATCCTGGACCCGATACCCTGGTGCGCAATCCCGTGGGCAACCCGGTGGTCGCCAGCGTTACCGTCAATGGCGATGCGCGCAGCGTGTGGAATATCGTCGGTAACTTTTCCGGTTTCGCGAAGTTTATTCCGGCGTTGTCGCACATCGAGATGACAGGGGAGGGCGTTCGCTCGGTGCGCAAGAAGCTGTTTAAGGACGGCAATGTGGTGATCGAGCAACTCAACAGCCATGACAACGCAGGCATGACCATGACCTGGTCGCTGATTTACACGTCGCTGAATATCGGCAACCTGTGGGCTGTCATGCAAGTGGAGCCGCAAGGTGCGAATCAAAGCCTGGCGACCTGGACCATCATTGGTGAGCCCAGCACCGATGGCCCGGAGGACGTGCCGGCATTCGAGGCGTTCCTGCAAGGGTTTGCCGATGATGCGATGAGCAATGTCCAAAAGCTGTTTGCCTGA
- a CDS encoding MDR family MFS transporter, protein MTEAGEKTVSFRAWVAVIGGLFGCFMAGMNVHVTSAALPEIEGSLGATFEEGSWISTAYLVAEIVMIPLTAWLVQVFSLRRVMLVGSFVFLVASIACSWAPNLEVMIIIRVIQGAAGAVLIPLSFQLIITELPPSKIAMGMALFALSNSVAQAAGPSIGGWLTDAYSWRWIFYLQLVPGILLLLAVAWSIDAKPMQLSLLKRGDWGGILAMIVGLGGLQIVLEEGGRKDWFGSDFIVWMSLAAGVALVYFVLSQLYGNRSFINLRLLKSYNFGVASAAMFIFGGATFGLVFLVPNYLSQLQGYNAREIGISLIAYGMVQLVLAPFMPRLMKWLNPKLMVASGFFIMALGCYLGAHLDVDSAANVIIPSTVVRGIGQPLIMVALSVLAVSGLAKDEAGSASALFSMLRNLGGAVGTAGLTQIVAMRERFHSERVGESITLFSPSFQERLRAGMADGEAFIFNQLLPAQQQVLEGLMHTVRREAYLMAYSDAFYVSCVALILCGVAALALRQQAKN, encoded by the coding sequence ATGACTGAGGCTGGCGAGAAAACCGTCTCCTTTCGCGCCTGGGTGGCCGTGATCGGCGGGCTGTTCGGCTGCTTCATGGCCGGCATGAACGTGCACGTGACCAGCGCCGCGCTGCCTGAAATCGAAGGCTCACTGGGGGCGACCTTCGAAGAAGGCTCGTGGATCTCCACGGCGTACCTGGTCGCGGAAATCGTCATGATCCCGCTGACTGCCTGGCTGGTGCAGGTTTTCTCCCTGCGCCGCGTGATGCTGGTGGGCTCGTTTGTGTTTCTGGTGGCTTCCATTGCCTGCTCCTGGGCGCCAAACCTTGAAGTGATGATCATCATTCGGGTGATCCAGGGTGCCGCCGGCGCGGTGCTGATCCCCTTGTCGTTCCAGCTGATCATCACCGAGCTGCCGCCGAGCAAGATCGCCATGGGCATGGCCCTGTTCGCCCTGTCCAACAGCGTGGCCCAGGCCGCCGGGCCATCCATCGGCGGCTGGCTGACCGATGCGTATTCGTGGCGCTGGATCTTCTACCTGCAACTGGTCCCCGGCATTCTCCTGCTGCTGGCGGTGGCGTGGTCCATCGATGCCAAACCCATGCAACTGAGCCTGCTCAAACGCGGCGACTGGGGCGGCATCCTGGCCATGATCGTCGGCCTGGGTGGATTGCAGATCGTGCTCGAAGAAGGCGGGCGCAAAGACTGGTTCGGCTCCGACTTCATCGTGTGGATGTCACTGGCCGCCGGCGTCGCCCTGGTGTACTTCGTGCTGTCGCAACTGTACGGCAACCGCTCATTCATCAACCTGCGCTTGCTCAAAAGCTACAACTTCGGCGTGGCGAGCGCGGCGATGTTCATCTTTGGCGGGGCCACGTTCGGCCTGGTGTTTCTGGTGCCCAATTACCTGTCCCAATTGCAGGGCTACAACGCCCGAGAAATCGGGATCAGCCTGATTGCCTATGGCATGGTGCAACTGGTACTGGCACCGTTCATGCCGCGCCTGATGAAGTGGCTCAACCCCAAGCTGATGGTGGCCAGCGGCTTTTTCATCATGGCCCTGGGCTGTTATCTCGGCGCGCACCTGGACGTGGACAGCGCCGCCAACGTGATCATCCCGTCCACCGTGGTGCGGGGCATCGGGCAGCCGTTGATCATGGTGGCGCTGTCAGTGCTGGCCGTGTCGGGGCTGGCCAAGGATGAGGCCGGTTCCGCTTCGGCCTTGTTCTCCATGCTGCGCAACCTGGGTGGGGCCGTGGGCACCGCCGGGCTGACGCAGATTGTCGCCATGCGCGAGCGCTTTCATTCCGAGCGCGTCGGCGAGTCGATCACCTTGTTTTCCCCGTCATTCCAAGAGCGCCTGCGCGCGGGCATGGCGGACGGCGAAGCATTCATTTTCAACCAATTGTTGCCCGCCCAGCAGCAAGTCCTTGAGGGCCTGATGCACACCGTGCGTCGCGAGGCCTACTTGATGGCCTACAGCGATGCGTTCTACGTGTCCTGTGTCGCCTTGATCCTGTGCGGTGTGGCGGCATTGGCCTTACGGCAACAAGCGAAAAATTGA
- a CDS encoding HlyD family secretion protein, with translation MNIAVDEKTTVQDEQEPVLEQLMHARKQRRKRNLILLGGAALLIGAVAFGVYWLTVGRYLEQTDDAYVRADWIPISPRVSGYVAQVLVEDDQPVKAGDVLVRIEDRDYQARLAQARAELAEVHASIAAQQANLQVTDSLIAQQKAGVAQAEAHTRSVGAELRRASLDQRRYEGLVREHAASAQRLESAAASYTQASAAVEIARAMQRQQETRLNVAITRRQLADASLQQQIARRGQAEAQLKLADHALEDTLIRSPIDGVVGQRKVRTRQYVAPGLPLLAVVPLQQAYVVANYKETQLRDMRAGQAVDISVDSYSGRKLKGHVVSFSPGSGAVFALLPSDNATGNFTKIVQRFPVKIVIDQHDDGGPILPGMSVITTVDTRPTVQGAAHD, from the coding sequence ATGAATATCGCTGTTGATGAAAAAACCACTGTGCAGGATGAGCAGGAGCCTGTGCTCGAACAACTCATGCACGCCCGCAAGCAACGCCGCAAACGCAACCTGATCCTGCTCGGTGGTGCTGCGTTATTGATCGGCGCAGTGGCGTTCGGTGTGTATTGGCTGACGGTTGGGCGCTACCTGGAACAGACCGACGACGCCTACGTGCGTGCCGACTGGATTCCCATCAGTCCACGGGTGTCCGGGTACGTGGCCCAGGTGCTGGTGGAGGACGACCAGCCCGTCAAGGCAGGCGATGTGCTGGTGCGCATCGAGGACCGCGATTACCAGGCGCGCTTGGCCCAGGCCCGTGCGGAGTTGGCCGAAGTGCACGCCTCCATCGCTGCCCAGCAAGCCAACCTGCAAGTCACCGACAGCCTGATCGCCCAGCAAAAGGCCGGCGTGGCCCAGGCTGAGGCGCACACCCGCAGCGTGGGGGCGGAGTTGCGCCGCGCCAGCCTGGATCAGCGTCGCTATGAAGGCTTGGTGCGCGAGCATGCCGCCAGCGCCCAACGTCTGGAAAGCGCGGCTGCCAGCTACACCCAGGCCAGCGCCGCGGTTGAAATTGCCCGGGCGATGCAGCGCCAGCAGGAAACCCGCCTGAACGTCGCCATTACCCGACGCCAATTGGCCGATGCCTCGCTGCAGCAGCAGATAGCCCGGCGCGGCCAGGCCGAGGCCCAGTTGAAACTGGCGGACCATGCGCTGGAAGACACCTTGATCCGCTCACCAATCGACGGCGTGGTGGGGCAGCGCAAGGTGCGCACCCGCCAGTACGTCGCGCCGGGGCTGCCGCTGCTGGCGGTGGTGCCCTTGCAGCAGGCCTACGTGGTGGCCAACTACAAGGAGACCCAATTGCGCGACATGCGCGCCGGGCAAGCGGTGGATATCAGCGTCGACAGCTATTCGGGACGCAAGCTCAAGGGCCATGTGGTGAGTTTCTCGCCCGGCTCGGGGGCGGTGTTCGCGCTGCTGCCGTCGGACAATGCCACCGGCAACTTCACCAAGATCGTGCAGCGTTTTCCGGTGAAGATCGTGATCGATCAGCACGATGACGGCGGCCCCATCCTGCCGGGCATGTCGGTGATCACCACGGTGGATACCCGTCCCACTGTCCAGGGCGCCGCGCATGACTGA
- a CDS encoding efflux transporter outer membrane subunit: MGSPSFSMRHRRLSLLGVAVVWLAGCSSWVAHMPAQPHPQRIDALSRLPQGVSGQALPDRWWQLYNDPKLDALVQLALAHNRDLAAAQAHVQSMLAAFRQVDAERWPSTQASVGAVYGKTADDQTLAKATDSHAPSQWAFNPGFELAYQLDVWGQVQRSIERAQVQAAAAQDAEDLLRITVAAQTTRAYVNACALGARAKVQRHSLEVVGHSLALTDRQRQAGVVTDLEYSRMQALQGETLALLPMLEARRQTALYELAMLTGVADLEQGSGAATCEVVPQLTGALPVGDGWQLLARRPDIRQAERALQAATLQVDIVQADLYPKVTFGASVSSSASKPHELGDSSAVMFGIGPLITWQFPNWRANRARVNQARALEQVEVAQFEASVLKALKDVRQALALYDGERQRHAALSQALESSRHAYQLAQFNYEAGSIDFLDVLDSERELVRLQATQADADGQLLQRQISLFRALGGGWQSSPIPAAALTHASVTFSGTQP, encoded by the coding sequence ATGGGTTCGCCTTCTTTTTCCATGCGGCACCGCCGTCTTTCGCTCCTGGGCGTGGCCGTCGTCTGGTTGGCGGGGTGTTCCTCGTGGGTGGCCCATATGCCCGCGCAACCGCACCCGCAGCGCATCGATGCGTTGAGCCGCTTGCCGCAAGGTGTGTCGGGCCAGGCCTTACCCGACCGTTGGTGGCAGTTGTATAACGATCCCAAACTCGACGCGCTGGTGCAGCTAGCGCTGGCGCACAACCGCGACCTGGCGGCGGCACAGGCCCATGTGCAATCGATGCTCGCCGCATTCAGGCAGGTCGACGCCGAGCGTTGGCCGTCCACTCAGGCGTCAGTGGGTGCGGTCTATGGCAAGACGGCCGACGATCAGACCCTGGCCAAGGCCACCGACAGCCACGCACCATCGCAGTGGGCCTTCAACCCTGGCTTTGAACTGGCTTACCAGCTGGATGTGTGGGGCCAGGTCCAGCGCAGCATCGAACGGGCGCAGGTGCAGGCGGCGGCGGCTCAGGATGCCGAAGACCTGCTGCGCATCACGGTCGCCGCGCAAACCACCCGCGCCTACGTGAATGCCTGCGCCCTGGGCGCGCGCGCCAAGGTGCAGCGCCATTCGCTGGAAGTGGTCGGGCACAGCCTGGCATTGACCGATCGCCAGCGTCAGGCCGGTGTGGTGACCGATCTTGAATACAGCCGCATGCAGGCCCTGCAGGGCGAAACCCTGGCCTTGCTGCCCATGCTGGAGGCGCGCCGCCAGACCGCGTTGTACGAGCTGGCGATGCTCACCGGCGTGGCTGATCTGGAGCAGGGCTCGGGCGCTGCGACATGCGAAGTGGTGCCGCAACTGACTGGCGCGCTGCCGGTGGGCGATGGCTGGCAATTGCTGGCGCGCCGCCCTGATATCCGCCAGGCCGAACGAGCGCTGCAAGCGGCCACGTTGCAAGTGGATATCGTCCAGGCCGACCTGTACCCGAAGGTGACCTTTGGTGCATCCGTATCTTCATCTGCCAGCAAACCCCATGAACTGGGGGACAGCAGTGCGGTGATGTTCGGCATCGGCCCGCTGATTACCTGGCAATTCCCCAACTGGCGCGCCAACCGCGCACGGGTCAACCAGGCTCGCGCGCTTGAACAGGTGGAGGTCGCGCAGTTCGAGGCCAGCGTGCTCAAGGCCCTCAAGGACGTGCGCCAGGCCTTGGCATTGTACGACGGCGAGCGCCAACGCCACGCGGCCTTGAGTCAGGCCCTGGAGAGCAGTCGGCACGCCTACCAGCTGGCGCAGTTCAACTACGAAGCCGGCTCCATCGACTTTCTCGACGTGCTCGACAGCGAGCGTGAGCTGGTCCGCCTGCAAGCCACCCAAGCCGATGCCGACGGCCAGTTGCTGCAGCGCCAGATCAGTCTGTTTCGCGCCCTGGGTGGCGGCTGGCAATCCAGCCCCATCCCTGCTGCTGCGCTCACCCACGCTTCCGTCACTTTTTCCGGTACCCAGCCATGA
- a CDS encoding helix-turn-helix domain-containing protein: MNAHTAVSALTGDYSHGDIVAAHRHDEGQLVYAINGVMLVSVVGTTWVVPSGHALWVPSGQEHQIRMTGEVRMRTLLITPGAHRALTEECHVIRVSPLLRELIIAAAETPDSEPAVLRHVQIVDLIFSELDRAQRVLAHVPIPDEPRLKSLCADFIDNPSQESKLESWAVQLNMSSRTLARLFQKELGMSYGEWRKRTRLLLSMQRLACGVSILEVALEHGYQSPSAFTAMFKRTVGYPPSNCRLV; encoded by the coding sequence ATGAACGCGCACACCGCAGTGTCGGCGCTTACCGGTGACTATAGCCACGGTGACATCGTTGCCGCGCACCGGCATGACGAAGGCCAGTTGGTCTACGCCATCAACGGTGTGATGCTGGTATCGGTCGTCGGCACCACCTGGGTGGTGCCTTCCGGGCACGCCCTGTGGGTGCCGTCGGGGCAGGAGCACCAGATCCGCATGACGGGCGAGGTGCGCATGCGCACGTTGCTGATCACCCCCGGCGCGCACCGTGCCTTGACCGAGGAATGCCACGTCATCCGCGTGTCGCCGCTGCTGCGCGAGTTGATCATCGCAGCGGCCGAAACGCCTGACAGCGAGCCGGCCGTGCTGCGTCATGTGCAGATCGTCGACCTGATCTTCTCCGAACTCGACCGGGCACAGAGGGTTTTGGCGCATGTGCCGATTCCGGACGAACCGCGGCTCAAGTCGCTGTGTGCCGACTTTATCGACAACCCCTCCCAGGAGTCGAAACTGGAGAGCTGGGCGGTGCAACTCAATATGAGTTCGCGCACCCTGGCTCGGCTGTTCCAGAAAGAGCTGGGCATGAGCTATGGCGAGTGGCGTAAGCGCACGCGGCTGCTGCTCAGCATGCAGCGCCTGGCCTGTGGTGTGTCCATTCTGGAAGTGGCGCTTGAGCATGGCTACCAGAGCCCGAGCGCTTTCACCGCAATGTTCAAACGCACTGTGGGCTACCCCCCCAGCAACTGCCGGCTGGTCTGA
- a CDS encoding carbamoyltransferase C-terminal domain-containing protein: MVLIILGINSFFEHPAVALMKDGKLLFAIEDERLTRIKHGKSYTPYKTFVPFDSIYAALKETGIHASQVDEIAYSYSSDLHQQALTEYAQGTRKSSQSEEEAALFSLKNFREALNGKYELPKRYSDFLPENGLANATYREWDHHLSHAASAFFFSGLNEALIIVSDGSGEISSTSIYTGKNAQINKIGSVDLPDSLGFFYSDFTQLLGFEPFSDEYKVMGLGAYGSDVYRERLDQILRQDDDGHYVYDTAKLEELKASVGPRLYGSELTEKDFNLACSVQRKLERVLVGLISHYIGKTGLKDVCLAGGTFLNVLANSRIAEIDGIGEVFIQPASHDAGTALGAAALSHVHAGGQPQIEYDSMFLGSEYDSESIEKALELSSLTYEKIPNERMPSKIAEVLHQEKIVGLFRGRMEFGPRALGNRSIIASPRSAKTREHLNILKDREMFRPLAPIVTHEEFDTFFAGTRNRYMMFTCKAKKRAIDLIPAVVHADQTCRVQTINKADDEFLHQTLSKFKEKSGVAVLINTSMNVRGKPIDLTPQDALNSFFTSGIDCLVLNDYFIYNPTKRSDK; the protein is encoded by the coding sequence ATGGTTTTGATTATTTTAGGTATTAACTCGTTTTTTGAGCATCCTGCCGTTGCTCTTATGAAAGATGGAAAGCTCCTCTTCGCTATTGAGGATGAGCGCCTGACTCGAATAAAACATGGAAAATCCTATACCCCGTACAAGACATTCGTGCCCTTTGACTCCATCTACGCGGCATTAAAAGAAACTGGCATCCATGCAAGTCAAGTCGATGAAATTGCTTATTCTTATTCTTCGGATCTGCACCAGCAAGCGCTGACGGAATATGCCCAAGGCACTCGCAAAAGCTCCCAATCCGAAGAAGAGGCTGCCCTGTTTTCGCTGAAAAACTTTCGTGAAGCGCTGAATGGAAAATACGAGCTGCCGAAAAGATATTCAGACTTTCTTCCCGAAAACGGGTTGGCGAATGCAACCTACCGAGAATGGGATCATCACCTGTCTCATGCCGCGTCCGCGTTCTTCTTCTCGGGTCTCAACGAGGCGCTGATCATCGTATCCGACGGCAGCGGAGAAATAAGCTCCACCTCGATATACACCGGAAAAAACGCGCAGATCAATAAGATTGGGTCTGTGGACTTACCGGACTCGCTGGGCTTCTTTTACTCGGATTTCACTCAGTTGCTCGGTTTCGAACCCTTTTCAGACGAATACAAGGTTATGGGACTTGGCGCCTATGGTTCGGACGTCTACAGAGAGCGCCTGGATCAAATCCTGAGGCAGGATGATGATGGCCACTATGTATACGACACCGCCAAACTTGAAGAGCTGAAAGCGTCCGTAGGCCCTCGGTTGTATGGTTCAGAATTAACAGAAAAGGATTTCAACTTAGCCTGTAGCGTGCAGAGAAAACTGGAAAGAGTGCTGGTTGGACTCATCTCGCACTACATTGGAAAAACCGGTCTGAAAGACGTCTGCCTGGCGGGCGGTACTTTCCTCAATGTATTGGCCAATAGCCGTATCGCTGAAATCGACGGCATCGGCGAGGTGTTTATTCAACCGGCCTCGCACGATGCGGGCACAGCGCTCGGAGCCGCTGCCCTTTCCCATGTCCATGCCGGCGGTCAACCGCAGATCGAATATGACTCGATGTTCCTAGGCTCCGAATACGACAGCGAAAGTATCGAAAAAGCGTTGGAACTGAGCAGTTTGACATATGAAAAAATACCGAATGAAAGGATGCCTTCTAAAATTGCAGAAGTTCTTCATCAAGAAAAAATCGTCGGCCTTTTTCGAGGAAGAATGGAGTTTGGTCCTAGAGCACTTGGAAATCGCAGCATCATTGCGTCTCCACGCTCGGCCAAGACCAGGGAGCATTTGAACATCCTAAAAGACCGAGAGATGTTCAGGCCGCTGGCGCCTATCGTAACCCATGAGGAGTTTGACACTTTTTTTGCTGGCACCCGCAACAGATACATGATGTTCACTTGTAAGGCGAAGAAACGGGCGATTGATCTTATCCCGGCCGTCGTTCACGCCGACCAAACCTGCCGTGTTCAGACGATCAACAAAGCGGATGACGAGTTTCTCCACCAGACGCTGAGTAAATTCAAAGAAAAAAGTGGTGTGGCTGTGCTGATTAACACCTCAATGAACGTGAGGGGGAAACCCATAGATCTCACTCCCCAGGATGCGCTGAACTCCTTTTTCACGTCTGGGATTGACTGCCTTGTGCTGAACGATTATTTCATTTACAACCCGACGAAACGGTCTGACAAATGA
- a CDS encoding class I SAM-dependent methyltransferase, giving the protein MNRADTLQINASAWNKRTQVHVDSEFYATDKVLSGTSSIQQLDSALLGNIAGLKLLHLQCHFGLDTISLARMGADCIGVDISVAAIEKATELASQAGIEVTFCVADAQRIEHVVVPSTFDIVYTSYGVLCWIEDLWEWARGISRALKSGGRLILIEYHPFLNVIFPGCLAGTSDYFNSLRGNLTHSTGTYTDRNSDIEYEEVRWAHSISEIHAALSAAHLSITHLGEHSFSPYPIVPTLAEYDNNLWREKEGSEKLPYLMSLCAVKP; this is encoded by the coding sequence ATGAACAGAGCAGATACGCTACAAATAAATGCATCTGCCTGGAACAAACGGACCCAGGTACATGTCGATTCCGAGTTTTACGCGACGGACAAAGTGCTAAGCGGCACCAGCTCAATACAACAACTCGATAGCGCGCTGTTAGGCAATATTGCGGGATTGAAGTTACTGCATTTGCAGTGCCACTTCGGCCTCGATACGATCAGCCTGGCCAGAATGGGCGCCGACTGCATCGGCGTCGATATCTCAGTCGCCGCTATTGAGAAAGCTACGGAGCTCGCTTCGCAGGCTGGAATCGAAGTCACCTTTTGTGTTGCCGACGCCCAGAGGATAGAACATGTAGTCGTGCCTTCGACTTTCGATATCGTCTATACCTCCTATGGCGTCCTCTGTTGGATAGAGGATTTGTGGGAATGGGCACGGGGAATATCAAGAGCCCTGAAGAGTGGCGGAAGGTTGATACTGATTGAATACCATCCTTTCCTGAATGTCATATTCCCTGGTTGCTTGGCAGGCACAAGTGATTATTTTAATTCATTGCGCGGCAATCTGACCCATTCAACCGGTACCTATACAGACAGAAACAGTGACATAGAATACGAAGAAGTACGATGGGCTCATTCTATTTCAGAGATCCATGCAGCCCTGTCGGCAGCACACCTATCGATTACTCATCTTGGAGAGCATAGCTTCTCGCCCTATCCTATCGTTCCAACATTAGCCGAGTACGATAACAACCTCTGGCGTGAGAAAGAGGGATCTGAAAAGCTGCCCTATCTAATGTCTTTGTGCGCGGTAAAGCCCTGA
- a CDS encoding 1-aminocyclopropane-1-carboxylate deaminase/D-cysteine desulfhydrase, with protein sequence MIMDDIGNIDERIPIKVNYPVTALDCCEYMSSQCGSPVWVKREDTLDVYGSGHKLRRLKHLIPSLMQEQIDTLVTIGSLQSNQTKSVAYIAHRLGMQSHILYGGDNPLDLSDCSSNYKVTKSLCDHIHWKSGVAWSELPNQAEELCRHLRSEGRRALYIASGISNADALNGSIELGVELSWQLPVKAGKAVHIFVCAGSGMTSLGLSIAAQLLGADWNIHGICIGETRRQLESRVNAHLQRWASSKGARFHTNNITFHDAYANGGYGKHTENDIETSLTILKEEGIFLDMTYMLKTFKGMKGVLKERKQDDSIAVLLHSGGTGDFF encoded by the coding sequence ATGATTATGGATGATATAGGCAACATTGATGAACGGATACCGATCAAGGTAAATTACCCGGTGACGGCACTTGATTGCTGTGAATATATGTCTTCCCAATGTGGCTCACCGGTATGGGTAAAAAGAGAAGACACACTTGATGTATACGGCTCTGGCCATAAACTACGTCGTCTCAAACATCTCATACCGAGCTTGATGCAAGAGCAGATTGATACGTTGGTTACGATCGGAAGCCTGCAATCCAATCAAACGAAAAGCGTTGCTTATATAGCACATCGTTTGGGCATGCAGTCACATATCCTTTACGGAGGCGATAACCCTCTCGACCTGAGTGATTGCTCAAGTAACTACAAGGTGACGAAAAGCCTCTGTGATCACATTCACTGGAAGAGCGGCGTCGCGTGGAGTGAGTTACCCAATCAGGCCGAAGAACTGTGTCGCCACTTGCGGTCCGAAGGAAGACGAGCGTTGTACATAGCCTCGGGTATAAGCAACGCCGACGCCTTGAACGGATCCATAGAACTGGGCGTTGAGTTATCCTGGCAGCTACCGGTAAAGGCGGGGAAAGCGGTGCACATATTCGTATGCGCCGGATCTGGTATGACCAGCCTGGGGCTGTCAATCGCAGCCCAACTGCTGGGAGCTGATTGGAATATCCATGGAATCTGCATCGGCGAAACCCGCAGGCAGCTGGAAAGCCGCGTTAACGCACACCTTCAACGCTGGGCCAGTTCGAAAGGTGCGCGGTTCCACACGAACAACATCACGTTTCACGACGCCTATGCAAATGGTGGTTATGGAAAGCATACCGAGAACGATATTGAAACGTCGCTGACCATCTTGAAGGAAGAGGGAATCTTCCTGGACATGACCTATATGTTGAAAACCTTCAAAGGAATGAAAGGCGTTCTTAAAGAGCGAAAGCAAGATGACTCAATAGCCGTCCTTTTGCACTCAGGAGGCACCGGCGATTTTTTTTAA
- a CDS encoding phytanoyl-CoA dioxygenase family protein — protein sequence MEKNSLIKTLEQEGYLIVRNALSKERVTALIEEMTRLEQQFEGREFADTEVYKASATRVMIHDIDTHELPATNELVADSACRALLNEMIGGQVLRWTATYANCKPGHPALSFHTDYDPYECSKYRPNHPSCLRVLYYLDDLNAEKSPLHIAPRSHTFLHKDYQSDIFSDTLDVDIVTPTIATGDMIIINPRVIHGTGENNSGSIRRVIAITYVPDWARPLTP from the coding sequence ATGGAAAAGAATAGCTTAATAAAGACACTGGAGCAGGAAGGCTACCTCATTGTCCGAAACGCGCTGTCGAAGGAAAGGGTTACAGCGCTCATCGAAGAGATGACTCGCCTGGAGCAACAATTTGAAGGTCGAGAATTTGCAGACACTGAAGTCTATAAAGCATCGGCGACGCGGGTCATGATTCACGATATCGATACCCATGAATTACCGGCCACCAACGAGCTGGTCGCCGACAGCGCCTGTAGGGCGTTACTTAACGAAATGATCGGTGGCCAAGTGCTACGCTGGACAGCCACCTATGCGAACTGCAAACCGGGGCATCCCGCACTCTCGTTTCATACTGATTATGATCCTTATGAATGCTCGAAGTACCGCCCTAACCATCCGTCGTGCTTACGTGTGCTCTATTATCTTGACGACCTGAATGCGGAAAAAAGCCCGCTGCATATTGCGCCTCGATCACATACCTTTCTGCATAAGGATTATCAATCGGATATTTTTTCCGACACGTTAGACGTCGACATAGTCACTCCGACGATTGCCACAGGTGACATGATCATTATCAATCCCAGGGTCATTCATGGCACGGGAGAAAATAACAGTGGCAGTATAAGGCGGGTCATTGCTATCACCTACGTGCCGGATTGGGCGCGCCCATTGACCCCATAA